In Carassius gibelio isolate Cgi1373 ecotype wild population from Czech Republic chromosome B2, carGib1.2-hapl.c, whole genome shotgun sequence, a single genomic region encodes these proteins:
- the LOC127950571 gene encoding homeobox and leucine zipper protein Homez-like, with protein sequence MTSLMAMNGDHDLKVISTRGVAAKRQDGSLTSPQQQKSPYHHNSDGKEHASPSNRRPRESSAAVSFSTNNNSVVCLPLVSEGLKLVWTQSDQTRELDGIPELVQAFNSFPYPTSQEVSTLARVCALPLDKVKVWFMVQRIKYGISWASEDIEETRLKLARPMQTSEPEHKSNSTKRKNGIEDLKETEDHVKDLAQSPQVPCKRHKIESTEPEKLFPAPSRFISSLPPPQDSYYYRQPVEIPETPQAATPPISTESPAGSEQPRQGRYKKSKAQLAALRKSFLQENWPDETELQRLQEETGLTRNEIRKWFSDSRYQLRNGRGLFTSFSATREKNEPNCSLSSQSQEVQPLPLTTKKQTIEHADDEGKEKFCTKGSRKNQPKNSQFFQLFLSNTLEAFEEGALVVDEEKCSEESEIQNNEAGSEQESEGRCLTPPEPAAPTSSPSSPSITPTKKHSGRSLKSARRVKANALNNSLNSSDNTSTSSVLTVAGRPRKTKEQLAILKEYFQRCPWPKSDAYTQIVELTSLPRADIIQWFGDTRYAVKNGHVRWVHADIRDQVLAEIALLQSGGAAADATGTPGSEGNRKRKSQGNSTPKMQKSSADSVDLSPLEQYYQQTGPLQEKDLDNLCRKSKMSYQQVRDWFASKNSKTLDTEITVID encoded by the coding sequence ATGACATCTCTGATGGCGATGAATGGTGACCATGACTTGAAAGTTATCTCTACGAGAGGGGTGGCAGCAAAAAGACAAGATGGAAGCCTCACCAGTCCACAGCAGCAAAAATCACCATACCACCACAATTCTGATGGAAAGGAACATGCAAGCCCCTCTAATCGCAGACCAAGAGAGAGCAGTGCTGCAGTAAGCTTTAGCACTAATAATAACTCTGTAGTATGTCTTCCTTTGGTATCTGAAGGGCTAAAGCTAGTGTGGACCCAGTCTGATCAAACACGTGAGCTGGATGGTATCCCTGAACTAGTTCAGGCCTTCAACAGCTTCCCCTATCCAACCTCTCAAGAGGTCAGCACCCTTGCCCGTGTCTGCGCTCTTCCCTTAGATAAAGTCAAAGTGTGGTTCATGGTGCAACGCATCAAGTATGGAATTAGCTGGGCCTCGGAAGACATTGAAGAGACACGGCTCAAGCTGGCTAGGCCAATGCAAACAAGTGAACCTGAACACAAATCAAACAGTACAAAGAGGAAAAATGGAATTGAGGATTTAAAAGAAACAGAAGATCATGTAAAAGATCTAGCGCAAAGTCCACAAGTGCCTTGTAAAAGACATAAAATTGAAAGCACAGAACCAGAAAAgctctttcctgctccctcacgTTTCATTTCATCTCTCCCACCTCCCCAGGATTCGTACTACTACCGACAGCCAGTAGAAATCCCAGAAACACCTCAAGCAGCCACTCCGCCTATTTCTACGGAGTCTCCTGCTGGGTCCGAGCAGCCACGGCAGGGGCGCTACAAAAAGTCCAAAGCCCAGTTAGCTGCTTTGCGTAAGAGTTTTCTACAGGAGAATTGGCCTGATGAGACAGAGCTTCAGCGACTACAAGAGGAGACAGGCCTAACTCGTAATGAGATTCGAAAATGGTTTAGCGACAGTCGCTACCAGCTGCGAAATGGTAGAGGGTTGTTTACATCCTTCTCCGCTACTCGAGAAAAAAATGAGCCCAACTGCAGTCTATCATCTCAGTCTCAGGAGGTTCAGCCTCTTCCTCTCACTACTAAAAAGCAAACAATAGAGCATGCTGATGATGAAGGCAAGGAAAAGTTTTGCACGAAAGGATCACGAAAGAATCAGCCAAAGAATTCTCAGTTTTTCCAGCTTTTCCTGTCTAACACGCTTGAAGCATTTGAAGAAGGAGCATTAGTTGTGGACGAGGAGAAATGTTCAGAGGAAAGTGAGATTCAGAATAATGAAGCTGGAAGTGAACAGGAAAGTGAGGGACGTTGTTTGACACCCCCAGAGCCAGCTGCACCCACTTCCTCCCCTTCTTCACCTTCAATCACCCCAACTAAAAAACACTCAGGCAGGTCATTGAAGTCTGCACGCCGTGTCAAAGCAAATGCTTTGAACAACTCCCTAAACTCCTCGGATAACACTTCAACTTCTTCAGTATTAACAGTGGCTGGACGACCAAGGAAAACAAAGGAGCAACTGGCTATCCTAAAGGAATACTTCCAGCGCTGCCCATGGCCAAAGAGTGATGCATACACTCAGATAGTGGAACTAACATCTTTGCCTCGTGCTGACATTATACAGTGGTTTGGGGACACACGTTATGCTGTAAAAAATGGCCATGTACGCTGGGTACATGCTGACATACGTGACCAAGTGCTTGCTGAGATAGCATTGTTACAAAGTGGAGGGGCTGCTGCCGATGCCACTGGAACCCCGGGAAGTGAAGGCAATAGGAAACGCAAGTCACAAGGGAACAGCACACCAAAAATGCAGAAGTCTTCAGCAGATTCTGTAGACCTCAGTCCATTGGAGCAGTATTATCAACAGACCGGACCACTCCAAGAGAAAGACCTCGACAATCTCTGCCGGAAGTCAAAAATGAGCTATCAACAGGTCCGAGACTGGTTTGCAtctaaaaacagtaaaacactgGACACCGAGATCACTGTTATAGattga